Genomic DNA from Candidatus Krumholzibacteriia bacterium:
CCGCGCCAAATATGGCAACCGCGCCGTCCGGGCCTATCGCGCCGCCGGCTGGGAGGTGTACCCGGTGCACCTCACCGCTGCCGCCATCGAGGGGATCCCGGCCTTCCGCAGCGTCCTCGACCTGCCGGAGCGGTTGGAGCGCGCCACGATCTACCTGCCCCCGGAGAAGACCTTGCAGGTGCTGCCGGATCTGGCGGCGAAGGGGGTGCGGGAGGTGTTCCTCAACCCCGGTTCCGAGAATGCGGCGGTCATGGCGCGAGGCCAGGAGTTGGGCCTCGTGCTGGTCCTGGCGTGCAGCATCGTCGACATCGGTCGCAGTCCGCAGAATCCAGACTGAGCTCGCCCGGGCCGGGTCCGCCGAAGACCTCGCCGTCGCTCTCCGCGCCCGAATTTTTCCCAGGAGCTTGGGTGGGTGCGGTCTTCCGCTTGCCCCAGGGGACCAGAGAGGCTAGTACTTGGATTGCATCGCTCTGCCTCGTCTCGAGCCGGGGGTCGACGCTTGT
This window encodes:
- a CDS encoding CoA-binding protein produces the protein RAKYGNRAVRAYRAAGWEVYPVHLTAAAIEGIPAFRSVLDLPERLERATIYLPPEKTLQVLPDLAAKGVREVFLNPGSENAAVMARGQELGLVLVLACSIVDIGRSPQNPD